A stretch of Candidatus Vicinibacter affinis DNA encodes these proteins:
- a CDS encoding CHASE2 domain-containing protein, producing MNQFKYYHGFIFSIISVLFLFLLHHLPVNQLFIDPFSEAIKHQDLIDVSFSKFRDHSDPKLFDSRIFIINSGITDRRKVATTINYLSRKSTKVIGIDLLFDTLYSTPADTLLRNAILSSPKLTLAYSFEEAKLHKPSTMEMHSHPFFTKSDNQAYVNLATNDGFSVRTFEPFHNVEGNLVPSFSTKIALIFNPDILSSLNARGVDKEWINFRRVQPGVSGMIYPINSGQNSHYALVNIDQFLNDTSSYDDNYFKDKIVLVGFCGEHDASLSMKDRYYTPLNERSSGRSIPDMFGVIIHANIISMLLDEDYIDDVPEWLLYLFSFFIFFINYYIFLKVVEKKLFFTVAFIRLIQILQFVFLYSCCILLLCGLNIKLGFILIITSVILSFELFEFYQHRFKHRVNKILSTY from the coding sequence TTGAATCAGTTTAAGTATTATCACGGTTTTATTTTTTCAATCATATCGGTGTTGTTTCTGTTTTTATTGCACCACCTTCCTGTTAATCAATTATTTATAGATCCTTTTAGTGAAGCAATAAAGCATCAGGATTTGATTGATGTTTCTTTTTCAAAATTCAGGGATCACAGTGATCCAAAATTATTCGACAGCAGAATCTTTATCATAAATTCAGGAATCACTGACAGAAGAAAAGTCGCAACGACAATTAATTACCTTTCCAGGAAATCAACCAAGGTGATTGGTATTGATTTGCTTTTTGATACCTTGTATTCAACTCCTGCTGATACACTTTTGAGAAATGCAATTTTAAGTTCACCGAAATTGACTTTGGCATACTCTTTTGAAGAAGCAAAGTTGCATAAGCCATCGACTATGGAAATGCACAGTCACCCGTTTTTTACCAAGAGTGATAACCAAGCCTATGTAAATCTTGCCACAAACGATGGATTTTCTGTTCGCACTTTTGAACCATTTCATAATGTGGAAGGCAATTTAGTACCATCTTTTTCCACAAAAATTGCATTGATTTTTAATCCTGATATTTTAAGCAGTCTTAATGCCAGAGGTGTAGACAAGGAGTGGATAAATTTTAGAAGAGTTCAGCCAGGAGTCTCCGGCATGATTTATCCTATTAACAGTGGACAAAATTCACATTACGCATTGGTGAACATTGATCAGTTTCTTAATGATACCAGTTCATATGACGATAATTATTTTAAAGATAAAATTGTGCTGGTTGGTTTTTGTGGTGAACATGATGCCTCTCTTTCCATGAAAGATCGGTATTATACGCCTCTTAATGAAAGGTCATCGGGAAGATCTATTCCGGATATGTTTGGGGTAATCATTCATGCCAATATTATTTCTATGTTGCTGGATGAAGATTATATTGATGATGTGCCTGAGTGGTTGTTGTATCTTTTTTCCTTTTTTATATTTTTTATCAATTACTATATTTTTTTAAAAGTAGTCGAGAAAAAACTTTTTTTCACAGTGGCTTTTATCAGGCTTATTCAAATTTTACAGTTTGTTTTTTTATATTCTTGCTGCATTTTACTTTTGTGCGGATTAAATATCAAACTAGGGTTTATTCTAATTATTACATCGGTGATCCTTTCGTTTGAATTGTTTGAGTTTTATCAACATCGGTTTAAGCATAGAGTGAATAAAATTTTGTCAACATATTGA
- a CDS encoding tetratricopeptide repeat protein has translation MKNIFFLLFYFCFQITIIECKEKDVFHFNKPLNNKPKNTYAIVVGISNYQDPAIADLKDARRDAETFAAFLYSKSGGNLPQENVILLTDEQATLSRVANAINMLAQITTKNDGIILYFTGYGAEKLRPESLLDFFYFNDTPSDAVRAGSYPMMQHFAQLIKTKKNPYLIIHHLYSRQSNYNFENPIPLDKRKAIFKNEVFFNHKATDPNVDLSELNSAKINLNHHLMDALLGLADQNKNMQVSFKEIGDYFSQLKVPKETGSGLLYLACSKLNYHISEVDMALMKNIQNQDFPSFPSILKSESTEKEQRIISGLNQNIKDLYQNFLITIKLGHLMPPDEPSASMLLDSLASHEEIKSLNSDFKRKLSAALQDETQQAINAYLNADSKELLRRSNFKDKYRKYPAYLDKSIQLSGPQNFMYKILEAKKYYFLGLNKRFEAIDQKDESLFSEALDMEFKGLEFEPEASFIHNEIANIYASTNQPELAKKYLLQAIELTPSWSIPYSNLSKLSTNSPLESIKYGKIATRLNETNVFAWNSLGTAYLRNNNFEDAEGCFVRAIKLEPKYSEAYYNLACIRSIQNEIPAAIKLLENACRLGFNEPDYIYQDADFNNLRKSLEFEQLMSKYFPNHLNKK, from the coding sequence ATGAAAAACATCTTTTTCTTATTATTCTATTTTTGTTTTCAAATAACCATAATTGAGTGTAAAGAAAAAGATGTTTTTCATTTCAATAAACCTCTTAATAACAAACCAAAAAATACCTACGCCATTGTCGTGGGTATTTCTAATTATCAGGATCCCGCAATTGCAGACCTCAAAGATGCCAGAAGGGATGCAGAAACTTTTGCAGCCTTCCTCTATTCCAAAAGTGGTGGAAATCTTCCTCAGGAAAACGTAATACTGCTCACAGATGAACAGGCAACACTTTCCAGGGTTGCAAATGCCATCAATATGCTTGCCCAAATCACTACTAAAAATGATGGCATAATTTTATATTTTACAGGATATGGTGCAGAAAAATTAAGACCTGAGAGTTTACTTGATTTCTTTTACTTTAACGACACTCCTTCTGATGCCGTCCGCGCAGGCTCCTACCCTATGATGCAACATTTTGCACAATTGATCAAAACAAAAAAAAATCCCTATTTGATCATTCACCATCTTTATTCTCGACAGTCCAATTACAACTTTGAAAATCCAATTCCACTTGATAAAAGAAAAGCAATTTTTAAAAACGAGGTGTTTTTTAATCACAAAGCTACGGATCCAAATGTCGATTTATCTGAATTGAATTCAGCAAAAATTAATTTAAACCATCATCTGATGGATGCCTTGTTAGGATTGGCAGACCAGAATAAAAACATGCAGGTTAGTTTCAAAGAAATCGGCGATTATTTTAGCCAATTGAAAGTACCAAAGGAAACAGGATCAGGATTGCTGTATTTAGCTTGCTCAAAGTTAAATTACCATATTTCAGAGGTAGATATGGCGCTTATGAAGAACATACAAAATCAAGACTTCCCATCTTTCCCTTCCATTCTAAAATCTGAAAGCACAGAGAAGGAACAAAGAATAATCTCAGGACTAAATCAAAACATCAAAGACCTTTATCAAAATTTTCTGATCACCATAAAGCTTGGACATCTGATGCCTCCAGACGAACCAAGCGCATCAATGCTGTTGGACTCTTTGGCAAGCCATGAAGAAATAAAATCATTGAATTCAGATTTCAAGAGAAAACTAAGCGCCGCATTGCAGGATGAAACTCAACAAGCAATCAATGCATATCTGAATGCTGATTCGAAAGAATTACTCAGGAGAAGTAATTTTAAAGATAAATACCGAAAATACCCTGCCTACCTTGATAAATCAATTCAACTTTCAGGACCCCAAAATTTTATGTATAAAATTTTGGAAGCTAAAAAATACTATTTTTTGGGATTGAATAAAAGATTTGAAGCCATTGACCAAAAAGATGAAAGCTTATTTTCAGAAGCTTTAGATATGGAATTTAAAGGTTTGGAATTTGAACCGGAAGCCTCTTTTATACATAATGAAATTGCCAACATTTATGCGAGTACGAACCAACCAGAATTGGCAAAAAAATATTTATTGCAAGCCATTGAACTCACCCCCAGTTGGAGCATTCCCTACTCAAATCTCAGCAAATTAAGTACTAACAGTCCACTGGAATCCATTAAATATGGAAAGATAGCGACAAGATTAAATGAGACGAATGTTTTTGCATGGAATAGCCTTGGAACAGCGTATTTGCGTAATAATAATTTTGAAGATGCTGAAGGGTGTTTTGTTCGTGCTATAAAACTTGAGCCAAAATATTCAGAAGCCTATTACAATCTTGCTTGTATAAGATCGATCCAAAATGAAATTCCTGCTGCCATTAAATTGCTTGAAAATGCTTGCCGGTTAGGGTTTAACGAGCCTGATTACATCTATCAGGATGCTGATTTCAATAATTTAAGGAAATCCCTTGAATTTGAACAATTGATGTCCAAATATTTTCCAAATCATCTGAACAAAAAATAA
- a CDS encoding M48 family metalloprotease, with translation MLSFLKNFFIVFFLVILFNSQVQAGHKNYKLRTVEKVLSNLYRAASIPQIHKPKIALVKGSSIGAVYVPGQNLIRIEEKLYDICIEFNKDSLNALAFVISHELSHAIQKHVKFSNDASNFLMTNNMGKSKFHEEKEADLQGAFICYLAGYNPSKVLKNLINSIYDQYKLKDEILANYPPKSERINSSDSVLEMANELYQLFECANILIIQAEYKLADLCYRYILKKYQGAEIYNNLGLVSLYLAFELHDEEKDYYAYPFELDLNSNLTKIKRARGPISEEDRIIRKRHIVQAVQLFEKSLELNPEYSTAAINLICALNLEGNYLKAVSFYNQFLKTNRSLLPDKLMKLKMAVGISFALQQQSSCLTYFKSVIKSPVLLLKHMAYHNINIFNNCLPGPLSSEPCLLKEPRSKVDDVILSLYESDVRACVLDDRNGGFKFLYRVDGHLIRYQFQAPIGPVFSIQRHFESSLENLNYLPVLNQVIGNSNTFYAQTPSGNYLHCKQTEFVYLLDRKGNIVEKITARQY, from the coding sequence ATGTTGTCTTTTCTTAAAAATTTCTTTATTGTATTTTTTCTGGTCATCTTATTTAATAGTCAGGTCCAGGCCGGGCACAAAAATTATAAATTGAGAACTGTCGAGAAGGTTCTGTCGAATTTATACCGTGCTGCTTCGATTCCTCAAATCCACAAGCCAAAAATAGCTCTGGTAAAAGGCTCCAGCATTGGAGCTGTTTATGTTCCTGGTCAAAATCTTATCAGGATTGAAGAAAAGCTCTATGATATTTGCATAGAATTTAACAAGGATTCATTGAATGCTTTGGCGTTCGTTATTTCGCATGAATTAAGTCATGCCATTCAGAAGCATGTAAAATTCAGCAATGATGCTTCTAATTTCTTAATGACAAATAACATGGGTAAATCTAAATTTCATGAGGAGAAAGAAGCTGACCTTCAGGGGGCATTTATTTGTTATTTGGCAGGCTATAATCCTTCAAAAGTTTTAAAAAATTTAATTAATTCTATATACGATCAGTATAAGTTAAAGGATGAAATTCTTGCCAATTATCCTCCTAAATCTGAGCGAATTAATAGTTCGGATTCAGTTTTGGAAATGGCAAATGAATTATATCAATTATTTGAATGCGCCAATATTTTGATCATTCAGGCTGAATATAAATTAGCTGATTTGTGCTATCGGTATATTTTGAAAAAGTATCAGGGAGCTGAAATTTACAATAATCTTGGATTGGTGAGTTTGTATTTGGCTTTTGAATTGCATGATGAAGAAAAGGATTACTATGCATATCCATTCGAATTGGACTTAAACTCTAATCTAACTAAAATCAAAAGAGCCAGAGGACCTATTTCGGAAGAAGACAGGATCATTAGAAAAAGGCACATTGTTCAGGCGGTTCAATTATTTGAGAAATCATTGGAACTTAATCCTGAATATTCTACTGCCGCGATAAATTTAATTTGTGCGCTCAATCTTGAAGGAAATTATCTGAAGGCTGTTTCATTTTATAATCAGTTTTTAAAAACCAATAGAAGTTTATTGCCTGATAAATTGATGAAATTAAAAATGGCAGTGGGAATTAGCTTTGCATTGCAGCAACAGAGTAGTTGTTTAACTTACTTTAAATCAGTAATAAAATCACCTGTTTTATTACTAAAGCATATGGCTTACCACAATATAAATATTTTCAATAATTGCTTGCCGGGTCCTTTAAGTTCTGAACCTTGCTTACTTAAAGAGCCGAGATCAAAAGTAGATGATGTTATTTTGAGCTTATATGAATCCGATGTTAGAGCATGTGTGTTAGATGATCGGAATGGTGGTTTTAAATTTTTGTATCGTGTTGATGGTCATTTGATTAGATATCAATTTCAAGCGCCTATAGGACCTGTTTTTTCGATTCAAAGACATTTTGAATCCTCTTTGGAAAATCTAAATTATTTGCCAGTTTTAAATCAGGTAATTGGAAACAGCAATACTTTTTATGCCCAAACCCCCAGTGGAAATTATTTGCATTGTAAGCAAACGGAATTTGTATATTTGCTAGATAGAAAAGGGAATATAGTGGAGAAAATTACTGCGAGGCAATATTAA
- a CDS encoding sigma-70 family RNA polymerase sigma factor encodes MNQANNLSTDLNTTLYSNDDQIEIKIGTLYKSYFPLVMQYIVNNSGNVDDAKDIFQEVALLYYKICQKKEPGQITNEKYYILGMTKNIWLKKLRDKGRYINVEFNDHDDSIAAIDEMPELIQTNALIDLVLNKLTEISEECRKIIYGAFYLKQSAVEIAHATGYSESFIKVKKYRCLQGLKRLVSGSPDFKNLQS; translated from the coding sequence ATGAACCAGGCAAATAACTTAAGCACTGATCTAAATACCACATTGTATTCAAATGATGATCAAATTGAAATTAAAATTGGTACTTTGTATAAATCTTATTTTCCATTGGTCATGCAATACATTGTAAACAATAGTGGGAATGTTGATGACGCTAAGGACATATTTCAGGAAGTGGCGCTTTTGTATTACAAAATATGTCAAAAGAAGGAGCCCGGTCAGATTACTAATGAAAAGTATTATATACTTGGCATGACAAAAAATATTTGGCTAAAAAAATTAAGAGATAAAGGTCGATATATAAATGTAGAGTTTAATGATCATGATGATTCCATTGCAGCAATAGATGAAATGCCTGAACTTATACAAACCAATGCGCTAATTGACCTCGTACTGAATAAATTAACTGAAATTAGTGAGGAATGCAGGAAAATAATTTATGGTGCGTTTTACCTGAAGCAATCTGCTGTAGAAATAGCTCATGCTACAGGATACAGTGAGAGCTTCATAAAGGTAAAAAAATACCGTTGTTTGCAGGGACTCAAAAGATTGGTTTCCGGGTCCCCGGATTTTAAAAATCTTCAATCTTAA
- the yajC gene encoding preprotein translocase subunit YajC: MEGMIMQLLPWILIFGIMYLFFLRPQIKKQKEQNNFSANLKKGDQVATGAGMIGRITKIEDFVVELQIDSKSFIKVLKSSISKEATESLKDKNYLD; encoded by the coding sequence ATGGAAGGAATGATTATGCAGTTGCTGCCTTGGATTTTGATTTTTGGAATTATGTACCTTTTCTTTTTAAGACCGCAAATAAAAAAGCAAAAGGAACAAAACAATTTTTCTGCAAACCTTAAGAAGGGTGATCAGGTTGCAACAGGAGCAGGAATGATAGGGAGAATAACGAAAATTGAAGATTTTGTTGTAGAGCTTCAGATTGATTCAAAGTCCTTTATCAAAGTTCTAAAATCTTCTATCTCAAAGGAAGCAACTGAATCTTTAAAGGACAAAAATTATTTAGATTAA
- a CDS encoding tetratricopeptide repeat protein, whose translation MKYFFLTVHLCFFSILYSQSVKQNSKGVSPIGNNELQNSIHKNTYAVVVGISDYQDKDIPDLRFADKDAEAFANFLRSPAGGSLDGDHLKVLTNKEATMGQFAAALDWLWEVSKEGDLAIIYFSGHGDVEKKSITQPGYLLCWDAPSRVYMGGGAFALPMFQDVVTTLSAQNKAKVVVITDACRSGKLAGSSVGGSQVTGSNLARQYANEIKILSCQPEEYSIEGEQWGGGRGAFSYNLVNALYGLADGNNDLSVTLQEVGRYLEDHVTAEVAPVSQVPMVMGNRSERLATVDAKLLSALRSGKTSQMQMLSPIETRGIEDEVLASVDTTVRELYRLFKKALKDKVFLVPNAREPAIACADAYYERLIVEPKMQRLHSTMARNYAAALQDDAQQTLNEWLKTSQEVSLGAMASDRLPLKVFTEKVKNYPRCLERAAELLGSKHYMYAALKARQYFFEGYLLANSNRNPNAELGERALLLFRQSLKWQQEQPQVYWQISQVFGYSFRQPDSLEYYTRKALKLYPNWTKPILDAASVLIIEIKQYDRARRFMEMASLVDSDSEEVLYNWASLSIGEKKYSEAERQLKKALALDSINCALWNNLGYLHLITRRYDEAELSLKRALELDSTHISVLGNLGAVYNMTSRFSEAEPVLKKAIAVDSTNFQSWVNLSYLYQITRRYSEAEPVLKKAIVLDSTNSSSWSNLGSLYQSTRRYIEAEQVLKKAIMLDSTYARAWNNLGSLYNNTGRSAEAEPNFKKAIALDSTFKEPLNNLGLLLNNSKRYSEAEPVLKKAISLDSTLLSPWNGLGFLYFKTQRYAEAEPIFWRIVTADSTFIAGWNNLGNIYRETNRYDESEKMYRKAFTLNADFMPTYRNYASLKIKMGDLQAAFSYLEQAIQKGFNDYQGLQTHPDLAPLRAQKEQWDALMKKHFADQVYYNLACEQSLKGELDKAFESLELSLTNGWKDYDWMQQDTDLVPLRAHGERWKALMKKHFPNQFKD comes from the coding sequence ATGAAATATTTTTTTTTAACTGTTCATCTTTGTTTTTTCAGCATTCTATATTCTCAATCGGTAAAGCAGAATTCAAAAGGAGTATCTCCCATTGGTAATAATGAACTTCAGAATTCTATCCATAAAAATACCTATGCCGTCGTTGTAGGTATCTCCGACTACCAGGACAAAGACATTCCCGATCTGCGCTTTGCCGATAAGGATGCGGAGGCGTTTGCTAATTTTCTTCGATCGCCTGCAGGTGGGTCACTCGATGGGGACCACCTCAAGGTGCTGACCAACAAGGAGGCCACGATGGGGCAGTTTGCTGCAGCCCTCGACTGGCTTTGGGAAGTGAGTAAAGAGGGAGATCTGGCCATTATCTATTTCTCCGGCCATGGCGATGTGGAGAAAAAAAGCATCACGCAGCCTGGATACTTGCTTTGTTGGGATGCACCCTCCAGGGTGTACATGGGTGGTGGTGCTTTTGCTCTTCCGATGTTTCAGGATGTGGTAACCACCCTATCTGCCCAAAACAAAGCAAAAGTGGTCGTCATCACTGACGCCTGCCGCTCCGGAAAACTAGCAGGTAGCTCGGTGGGTGGATCGCAAGTAACGGGTTCCAACCTCGCCCGCCAATACGCCAACGAGATCAAAATCCTCTCCTGTCAGCCTGAGGAGTACAGTATCGAGGGCGAGCAGTGGGGCGGTGGCCGCGGTGCTTTTTCCTACAATCTGGTAAATGCTCTATATGGTTTGGCCGATGGCAACAACGATCTCTCCGTTACCCTACAGGAGGTAGGGCGCTACCTGGAAGACCACGTAACTGCCGAGGTGGCTCCAGTGAGTCAGGTGCCCATGGTGATGGGCAACCGCAGCGAACGACTCGCCACCGTGGACGCCAAACTATTGTCTGCCCTGCGCTCCGGCAAAACCAGCCAGATGCAAATGCTCTCCCCCATTGAGACACGTGGTATAGAGGACGAGGTGCTGGCGAGTGTGGACACAACCGTGCGGGAACTGTACCGCTTGTTCAAAAAGGCGTTGAAGGACAAGGTCTTCCTTGTCCCCAATGCAAGGGAACCTGCAATTGCCTGCGCCGATGCCTATTACGAGCGCCTGATAGTCGAGCCGAAGATGCAACGCCTGCACTCCACCATGGCCCGCAACTATGCCGCCGCCCTGCAGGACGATGCGCAACAGACCCTGAACGAGTGGTTGAAAACCAGCCAGGAAGTATCCCTCGGAGCCATGGCCAGTGATCGTTTGCCACTAAAGGTATTCACGGAAAAAGTCAAGAACTACCCTCGTTGTCTCGAACGTGCGGCCGAACTACTGGGCAGCAAGCACTACATGTACGCTGCCCTGAAAGCCCGGCAATATTTTTTCGAAGGCTACCTTCTGGCCAATTCAAACAGAAACCCTAACGCAGAATTAGGTGAACGAGCTTTATTACTTTTCCGCCAGTCACTAAAATGGCAACAAGAACAGCCACAGGTATATTGGCAGATTAGTCAAGTGTTCGGTTATAGCTTCCGGCAACCCGATTCACTCGAATATTATACCCGAAAGGCTCTCAAGCTTTATCCAAACTGGACAAAGCCCATTCTGGATGCCGCTAGTGTGCTTATTATCGAAATCAAGCAATATGACCGAGCAAGGAGGTTTATGGAGATGGCAAGCCTGGTAGATTCTGATTCAGAAGAAGTTTTGTATAATTGGGCTTCATTAAGTATTGGTGAGAAAAAATACTCAGAAGCAGAAAGGCAATTAAAAAAAGCCCTTGCTCTAGATTCTATAAATTGTGCATTATGGAACAACCTAGGTTATTTGCACCTCATAACCCGCCGATATGATGAAGCAGAGTTGAGCTTGAAAAGGGCTTTAGAACTGGATTCCACACATATCTCGGTCTTGGGAAACCTCGGGGCTGTGTACAACATGACCAGTCGTTTCTCTGAAGCAGAGCCGGTTTTGAAAAAAGCAATTGCGGTAGATTCGACAAACTTCCAGAGTTGGGTTAACCTCAGCTATTTGTATCAAATAACGCGCCGCTACTCAGAAGCAGAGCCGGTTTTGAAAAAAGCCATTGTGTTGGATTCTACAAATTCCAGTTCCTGGAGCAACCTGGGTAGTTTATATCAAAGTACCCGCCGCTACATCGAAGCGGAACAGGTTTTGAAAAAAGCCATTATGTTGGATTCGACATATGCCCGTGCTTGGAACAATCTTGGTTCTTTGTATAACAATACCGGACGCAGCGCTGAAGCGGAGCCAAATTTTAAAAAAGCCATTGCGCTGGATTCGACGTTTAAAGAGCCATTAAACAACCTGGGATTATTGCTCAACAATAGTAAGCGGTACTCTGAAGCAGAACCGGTTTTAAAAAAAGCCATTTCGCTGGATTCGACGTTGCTCAGTCCTTGGAACGGTCTCGGGTTTTTGTACTTCAAAACCCAGCGCTACGCCGAAGCGGAGCCTATTTTTTGGCGCATTGTTACAGCGGATTCCACCTTCATTGCCGGCTGGAACAACCTCGGCAACATCTATCGGGAAACCAACCGATACGACGAATCCGAAAAAATGTACCGCAAGGCATTTACTCTGAATGCCGACTTCATGCCCACTTACCGAAACTACGCCAGTTTAAAAATCAAAATGGGCGACTTGCAAGCGGCATTTTCCTATCTGGAACAAGCCATCCAAAAGGGCTTCAACGATTATCAAGGCTTGCAAACTCACCCCGACCTCGCCCCACTGCGAGCCCAAAAGGAGCAGTGGGATGCATTGATGAAAAAGCATTTTGCCGATCAGGTCTACTACAACCTCGCCTGCGAGCAAAGCCTGAAAGGAGAGCTGGACAAGGCCTTCGAGTCCCTCGAGCTGTCGCTGACCAACGGCTGGAAGGACTATGACTGGATGCAGCAAGACACCGACCTAGTCCCCCTCCGCGCCCATGGAGAGCGCTGGAAAGCCCTGATGAAAAAACACTTCCCCAACCAATTCAAAGACTAA
- a CDS encoding caspase family protein, whose translation MKNINSFVFFLYSLTLVLTFAITSVSGQGQTKKAMLIGVGSYPESGGWASINSANDIKLIKTALESQGFKAEHIAEISDSKATRQGILAAIKNDLLPKVKAGDMVYFQFSGHGQQRPDKDGDEIDGLDECIVPYDSPKKFKPGVYEGENLITDDELNQNLTQIREKLGPNGQLLVVLDACHSGTGTRGSVLARGTTEVMASEEYLKRNQQVVLKKDNNELQQKGTVTNSVKLSPMVAFFGSAQNQLNYEMTTETGEHYGSLTYALSKWLVKAKPEESYRALYDKIRVEMSVIAPLQQPQAEGELDLEIANGKLLGKASYYQAVNVFSETELSINTGELNGVFKGSEVALFPPDTRDLDHAKPFVTGKITKSFPTSSSVTLDSAIDKNIIKSSWIYITQKNLGVISLRIGIDIADPDLGRQIEDILFSKPYLVKDLQAPKIWVSYVPHSDTDGALVIKTLDHYTLDSIAIYKAQLPKSLSFKIHKKLKEYLHGDFIRKLELEGSDIKVSFKIIPLDSIVDEKDVDNLKYLNVDISGSKQLSLSTKVKILIVNEGIKPAYFTLLDVQPDNVINVLLPSGAATPEEMRILPDQKILFPVEFEIGVPLGNEVFKLISSDKPIDLKATLGTRGGVQQSPFEKLFNETKSEDSMQTRGGKPVSFPMSEINIYSDSFIIIK comes from the coding sequence ATGAAAAATATTAATTCATTCGTATTCTTTCTTTATTCACTGACCTTGGTTTTGACATTTGCCATAACCAGTGTTTCCGGACAGGGGCAGACAAAAAAGGCGATGTTGATTGGAGTAGGCAGTTATCCTGAGTCTGGAGGATGGGCTTCAATTAATTCTGCCAACGATATAAAGCTGATTAAAACTGCATTGGAAAGTCAAGGTTTTAAAGCTGAGCATATAGCGGAAATCAGTGACTCAAAAGCAACCCGTCAGGGAATCTTAGCTGCAATAAAAAACGACTTGTTGCCAAAGGTTAAAGCCGGGGATATGGTTTATTTTCAATTTTCAGGGCATGGTCAGCAACGACCGGACAAAGACGGAGATGAAATTGATGGATTGGATGAATGTATTGTTCCTTATGATTCTCCAAAAAAATTCAAACCAGGTGTATATGAAGGGGAGAATTTGATAACGGATGATGAGCTTAATCAAAATCTCACTCAGATAAGAGAAAAACTTGGGCCCAATGGTCAGCTTTTGGTAGTTTTGGATGCCTGTCATTCAGGAACAGGAACAAGAGGCTCAGTGCTCGCCCGCGGAACCACTGAAGTGATGGCAAGTGAAGAGTATCTAAAACGGAATCAACAAGTAGTGCTCAAGAAAGACAATAATGAATTGCAGCAAAAAGGAACTGTCACTAATTCCGTAAAACTTTCGCCCATGGTGGCATTCTTTGGATCAGCACAGAATCAACTTAATTATGAAATGACGACTGAAACCGGTGAACATTACGGTTCACTTACTTATGCTCTGTCAAAATGGTTGGTAAAGGCAAAGCCAGAAGAGTCTTACAGAGCTCTTTATGATAAAATAAGAGTGGAAATGAGTGTGATCGCACCGCTTCAACAACCTCAGGCAGAAGGGGAGTTAGATCTTGAAATTGCCAATGGTAAACTATTGGGCAAAGCTTCTTACTATCAGGCTGTTAATGTTTTTTCAGAAACCGAGCTCAGTATCAATACCGGGGAACTGAATGGTGTGTTTAAAGGATCAGAAGTTGCCTTGTTCCCACCCGATACAAGAGACCTGGATCATGCCAAGCCTTTTGTAACAGGAAAAATAACCAAAAGCTTTCCAACTTCTTCTTCAGTAACTTTAGATTCAGCTATAGATAAAAATATCATTAAATCCTCCTGGATTTACATTACCCAAAAAAATCTTGGAGTAATATCTTTACGTATAGGAATCGATATTGCAGATCCTGATTTGGGGAGGCAAATTGAGGATATCTTATTTAGCAAACCATACCTTGTTAAAGATCTGCAAGCACCCAAAATTTGGGTAAGTTATGTTCCACATTCAGATACTGATGGTGCTCTAGTTATAAAAACATTGGATCATTATACACTTGACAGTATAGCGATTTATAAAGCTCAATTGCCAAAGAGTTTATCTTTTAAAATTCATAAAAAATTAAAAGAATATTTACATGGAGATTTTATTCGAAAGCTTGAATTGGAAGGATCTGATATAAAAGTTAGCTTTAAAATCATCCCATTGGATAGTATTGTTGATGAAAAGGATGTAGATAATTTAAAGTACTTAAATGTAGATATTTCAGGATCAAAACAGTTATCGTTAAGTACTAAGGTCAAAATACTGATTGTCAACGAAGGTATAAAACCCGCTTATTTTACTTTACTAGATGTTCAACCTGACAATGTAATCAATGTGTTACTGCCATCGGGAGCTGCTACCCCGGAAGAGATGCGGATCCTTCCTGATCAGAAAATATTATTCCCGGTTGAATTTGAAATAGGTGTGCCATTGGGGAATGAGGTCTTTAAACTAATAAGTTCTGATAAGCCTATTGACCTCAAAGCAACCTTAGGGACAAGAGGTGGAGTTCAACAAAGTCCATTTGAAAAATTATTCAACGAAACTAAATCAGAAGATTCAATGCAAACGAGAGGAGGAAAACCTGTGAGTTTTCCTATGTCTGAAATAAACATTTATTCCGATTCATTTATCATAATTAAATAA